Within the Medicago truncatula cultivar Jemalong A17 chromosome 4, MtrunA17r5.0-ANR, whole genome shotgun sequence genome, the region CCGTGTGTTGGGATTTTGAGAtacatctatgttgatgtaataattgattcatgacatgtatatttggattactctggtttatattccgctgcgactgttgagattatATGTtcatgtgtaacaccccgttttcccaacataaaaagttcaacaataatcagagtaaaacatcatgaaacgggatatcacacttcttaaaaatctcaaatagataaataataatttatccttcaacataatagcagcggaattaattcaaacgtcataaatagtcttggcacgcaggcctcatcaaaacatatcgTAAATTCAgttcaataacattaatcataatttcaaaagtcaatacgtaaaggaatagaagcatgcaatcaaagaccccatcccgttacgtatcagagcaacctaagactcggtgaggaaaggccactcacgacagcacaaacagcaacctactctggatcacctgcaagttactcatacgaagagcaacatttccaagcagaaggggtgagatttcacaaaacaataatattaagcatataattcaacaattatatttaacaacataaaacatcttattcttcaacatgataataatatatcataaatcacttcattcttaataatcacaacttaatcattttatcatcatcgacttaacaaatgcaactatgcaacttagacctcttatatgcatgtggtaccaatacagggcatcaagccccttcgctatttgagtattaatatacttccagggcatcaagcccccatcgctaatttgagctaaagctccaacgtggtgagtacaaagctccagggcatcaagcccccaacaatgaatgctaatgcatggactcgacctcttaaacatcttaattcgacaacctcttatattagtccaataatttggaacatcatcatcttcaacaacttagaccgactcatgcagcttagttaaataacaacagcaacataggcagtatacaaaaacagcatgacataataatatcaattgtaattcatcaacatcttaaatattcaaatattattcaagtaatgcataaaacattatatcacatcataatcaacaacaacacatcttaaacagcttcacagattataattaacctCTTCATTAAGTCTTAATCCTACCcaaaggttcaactctcaacagctcgtgcaacaaaggtcgcaaaatctaacaaggcactctgtttctgggtcactcgcgaggcgggagcctctactcgccgtggcgagttcaggtcagaatcccacaagtttcattccaggttcaatctcatcctacattctttcctaatcattattagacatgttcaggcactcaaagcatctaaggttcaactcaaaagtcaaaattacgaaatcttgcatgctctctggtcaagctcgctaggcgagttcatctgctcgctatggcgagctgcgacgtgcaactcgcgaggcggggaaaAGTTACTcacgtggcgagcgatgaagttcatcactcgccgtggtgaggatcatagctcgggaggcgagcgatgaatgtcgctacggccagaagTGCAGtttcacctaaaaatcatcaactcttatggttttaagcctaatctcgatcccagaattcatcataatcattatctaaggtctaagaacaatttctacatcaatctaacaacttttcaccgtttaatcatcaattctatcaatttgacctaatttccgattcttcttaaactcatcctaattcatgttaaatgtaaccattgattcacatacttaacagaattgcaaagttagtctcacccttaccttagaatatgaaaatcgcagctttcctaggtcttctcccttctcttgactttttctcccttttctccaaaattgatcgtacgtacaatgtttttctaaactaggtttcctatttatatctcctccaattatcttatcttatttctctttctcccccaaaactctctaaaatctcaaaacagcccctaaactcaatatttattttattttcaaatcttattttattaaacaataaaataagtgacaactcctcataaaatcatataaaaccacctcaatcatataaatcatataaatcacacatatattatataaatataatataaattcatccAAATAActtctaaactcaattaaataattaaataattcgaaacgggcgttacagATGGTGTCTCAAATTTCATGGCCATAATACACGATTGTAGACACCTATTAATGACTGATTTAGCGAACTCATATGTGAAGTTCATTAGGAGACAAGCCAATAGTGTTGCCTATAATCTAACTAGGGAAGCACTAAATCATCCTAGTTTCCattatcatcttaatattccACATTCTATACATACTTTGATTAATAatgaaaggaaaatgttaactagtgtccccgggcactagttaaggaagctaaaaatatgaataagtgtatagattaaaaaaataaacattatcgtatatataaataaaaatataaatatatataaattgcaaaacaaaaaaaaaatattagtattgaTATGAGTACATTTATAGTTTTGTTCTTCTTTATCCAATCAAAACTAATTGataactaaaatatttttaaacagCTGAATAATACTTTGAAACTTCCATTAGTTTTTACGAATTGTAATTTCTGGTATTTACCGCTTAAAACTTGGAAGAGGCACATCAATGGATGATTGATCATAGTCATATTCTCTGAGGAGGGGGAAAATAGACGAAGGGTTAGAggaaaaatgaataaaagaagagaagaggggaagaataaataaaaagatcGATAAAAAACGAAAGAATCGACACTAACATGTTAAAGCGCACACCAATAATGATATATTGACACCGAATTCTTTAATCTAAGGGTAAATATctcttttcgtccctataatattagcgaattttggttttagtccctgtaaaaaaaaaatttagattttgtccttataatttcagattcttccacttttggtctctcATTCCACCACgtattacagggacaaaatttaaatctttttttttacagggactaaaatcaaaattcgctaatattacataAACGAAAAGATGTATTTACCCTTACTCTAATATAATCACGTATTTACATTTACATGTAGTAGACAATTTCATACGTTAATTTAAAATTGAGTGCCTAGTATTACacgttttacaaaattattttttaaacactGTCATTAATTTAGATTAGACAGTCAAAATCAACAACTATGTGATGCAATTACTGTAGAGAATCTATTTCTGTGGTGAATGATAGAAGCTGGCAAGAACTTAAACCTTTTAACACATTGACACCATAACCTAATTAATCAAATGTTTATTCACACGACCCATACCTCTtttgcaatttatttattagtccCTTTCTATTCACAACATATCAATATCAACACCACACCTAATCTCTATCACTCATTGGTTTGAGGCTTCTGTCACACAATCTGTCCATTCCAATTGACCGACCCTAAAAAGACACAGACAAATCTCTCAACATCTATGCCATTGTGTCCTTCATATGTGGGGACTTAGATATAGACATGAGGAAAAATAAACTCCAAAGTTTGTACTTTGcctttttagttttattgcaATTAATTATTGAATACCATCATACCAAGAGTTATCACGGGTATATAGAACAACGTTAAAACTCTTGAGAAGGAGTGTGTTTTGGATTGTTTATTCGATCGTGGTTATAGTACTTCTTGTATTATATGTATTTCCTGTTAAAAAAACGAATCGCAGTTAGTATAGAAGGATTGTGGTTCTATCCTCGTAAAACACACTCTTGAAGAGTGACTAAGAGAGTTCAAAATTGCCGCCACTAGAACGGGGAAAAATTTCATAGCTAATCGAAAAGACCAAAAGTTATGAATATGCTCAACAACATAATAACGAGGGAAAAAAAACCTTGAAAACGACACAACCTTAGGAGTGTGTTATTATTCATGCGGTTTTATCTTGACTCAAACATTATGATACACAGTTCACACCTAAAAAGGTCGTCATATTATATGATTCGAATAGTAAATCGGACTACATATATAAAGAATTAACAAATGAATAACTTCATATGTAACTCGTAGTAACTGTAGAAGCAACAATTAAACCCCCAATACATTTGTGAATGgagacaaaaaacaaaaaataatcaacataTTTCCTTTAATTCTTTTAGATATACATATAATAATTATGAGCCTCAAATTTACAGTTACCACTGGAGCTTTCAACAAAACTAGCCGATAGCAACAACGATGTTGCTACCACAAGAGGTTTCATGTCCGCAAATATGCTCCGTGAAACCTCTTGAAATGTTTCCCAAAAAACTGAAATCCAAAAAACTAACTGTATATTATATAGTTATAGCTGAGTATGTTCTCCTCTATACACTATATATGGCTTTTTAAGGGGCTTTGCTTCCATACCACAAGTGACTTGAGAAATTCCATAACCTGCAGATACAATATCAAGGTAAATATGACAAGTTATGAACAATTAACAAATAACtttgttaattaaatttgttGGTCTCTACAAAACAAATTTGGGTTTCTTAATTAGGTTTGTGACAAAATTCTCAATTTACTTTCTTTTCCtacggaagaaaaaaaagagcaattttTATCCTATTGTTGTAACCCTTTGCAATCTGAAATCAATGTTTTTAATTGCTAAGAATAAAGATGGGGCAGATATATAAGATTTATTTTAGGACTTGAATgcaaaatttgagaaaatcatatgCTAACATGTCAAAATAGACAGGGTGCCACATAGAATCGCCATATTACATTCCGATGGATGTCATGTAACAATAAGGACCCAGGGTCCGCAGCCATGATCAATATCAAAGATAGCGCAGCAACTGCAACCGTTGCCACGACCGCAATATAACGGTTTTTTATGTTGCCGAAAATGCAATGCATTTGCAGTTGAGGCCCATCCGGCAATTTGACTGCGATTCTCCTCAATATCAAAGATAGCGCAGCAACTGCAACCGTTGCCACGACCGCTATTTAAAACCCTGTAAGGACCATATATGGTACCAAACCCAAATTTCATCCATTTTACCtagatgaaaaatatattcaacccaaaatataaagtataaactCAGTTGAAAATTGGGAAATACCTCGGATGGATCACGAAGAGAGTAACTTGCGTTGCTTTCCTTTGGTGCTGAAGACACTAGAATCCCATAACCTTTATTTCCTTCTCTCAAAACCTGTTACATTTCATCTCATATCAGTAAGTTAAAATACAAGCAAGCAAGTGGAAGCCACAACAACCTCACTGCAAGCTAGATATTACCTTAAATGCATCTTCATCCGTGCGATCATCGCCGATATATATAGGAAGCACATCATCACAATTATTAAGTCCTGAAAACAATATTTTCTGATGTCATTTACTGCACAAAACAAAGAACTCTgatctttaagaaaaaaaggaacCACATACTAAAGAAACCGCAAAAGAACTCACCAAGTGACTCGAGTAAAAAAGTGACCGCTTTTCCCTTATCCCAGTTAATCACAGGTCGGACCTCTAAAACCTACAAAAGAGGAAACAAACTTTAAATGCACTGCACCAGTTAATTCTCCTAACAAAGCGAGTAAAAAAGTTGGCTCTTAAAATAGTACCTTGCGACCATGAGTTAACCGCAAACGTGGAAAGCCCTTAAGAACATCATTAACTCGACGCCCCACCAAATCCCAGCTctgtataataaataaatcataaaagaaaaatgtgaaCACAACTTATAAATGTCGATGAAAAGGGTAATAATCAATGTAGCagaaaatttattgaattatatataaGAACAGAAGCCTATACCTTCTCATCCACATTGCGGTAATGCACAGATACACAAAATTTATTGTTCTCAATTTTTGCTCCTTTGATATCTCTTGTACACTCAATGAGAGAGTTAAGTACCTGCACAAACATGAGTAGATCAGGATATAACATcacaataaagaaagaaaactgAACAATGATTCATGGTAGTATTTCTCAAATATCCACCTCATTAATCATTGGCAGGAATTCAGCAGCAGGTTGGAATAAATTAACCTTCTTGCCCTGTAATTTTAAGGATCATAAGAGAGACAGCAATTTATTAAGATACTCGAAGGGATATTCATAATAGGATGAGAGGTAGAAACTTTGACCACAGTACCTGCTTGTCTGTAGACTTAACGATGCAATTAGGGTGGTTATGTGACACAGATTGAGATTGTCTAACAGGGCCAATGATGTCCATTCCATGGCTACCAGCGTAATAGAGTTCCGTTAGTCCTACAAATTCATGCACCTGAACCAATAGGAAAGTTAGTTAGaatcaaaaccaacaacaagCGAGGAAGCTTGTTGTTTGCAGGTAGTGAGAAATTGCATTTTAATAgcagttgtgttatttgaacaactaaaaTTTGACAGATTTGGTGATAACAATCGAAGTGATTAAGGCAGTTCAAATATGTGGTTAAGTACGTTCAATAGATGGTTAATGGATGTAACAGTTGTCAAAAACTCATTAACCACCAACGTAACTTCATAATTTAAATGTGATTAAACACTATTTTAAGGTGTTCAATTCTACATGTAGTTGAACACCTGAAAGTTATAGTTAACCACATCAAAATCCGTGGTAAACGAACTGCGTTAACCACTTGAAAAAATTGTCGcgaaaagataaaattaaaaggaTGTAAGAAAATTGTGCGATAGAATTATTTTAGCTACCTTGTCGCGACTTCTTCCGCTAATTATTGCTGTTGGGAAATACTCTGCCACCTTTTTAACAGCAGCACGCATCTGCAGAGCTTACCAGATCAGAATCAGAGTAGGAAGAATACAAATTAGACAGCAAAATGGAGGAGAATATCACACATACATTGTCCGACATGAAAGCACAGTCTGGATTATCCACAATTGGTGAAAGAGTTCCATCGTAGTCCAAAAATAATGCAATTCTTTTGCCTTTTGCAAAGTTTGTTATTTGATCAAAAGATGCAAGTGCTGATGGATATTTTAGCtgcaaaattaacaaaaatgaaaaaggcAATAACATAAATAACACCATCATAAAAACTGCAGAACTCAGATAGTAATTGAAATAAGGGAGTATGTATTACCAGCCAGTTAAAGTAAGGATCAGATTCAGATGATGCAAAACCTTGATTAACATCCTTTGTTATATACTTCGGTGGAGGTGAAGATGATTTCATGGCATCCAACCAACCACAAGAAAAAACATCTTCAAGAATTCCAGTCTTCTTCCTTGGGATATTCAACAGCATACCGTGTGAAAAGGTTGCACCAGTATGGGAATAAGGCAACAAATTGGAATGCAGCCTTGAATTTGTTATCGGAGCACT harbors:
- the LOC25491860 gene encoding trehalose-phosphate phosphatase A isoform X2, which produces MDMNSNHTPVLTDSAPITNSRLHSNLLPYSHTGATFSHGMLLNIPRKKTGILEDVFSCGWLDAMKSSSPPPKYITKDVNQGFASSESDPYFNWLLKYPSALASFDQITNFAKGKRIALFLDYDGTLSPIVDNPDCAFMSDNMRAAVKKVAEYFPTAIISGRSRDKVHEFVGLTELYYAGSHGMDIIGPVRQSQSVSHNHPNCIVKSTDKQGKKVNLFQPAAEFLPMINEVLNSLIECTRDIKGAKIENNKFCVSVHYRNVDEKSWDLVGRRVNDVLKGFPRLRLTHGRKVLEVRPVINWDKGKAVTFLLESLGLNNCDDVLPIYIGDDRTDEDAFKVLREGNKGYGILVSSAPKESNASYSLRDPSEGFK
- the LOC25491860 gene encoding trehalose-phosphate phosphatase A isoform X1, coding for MDMNSNHTPVLTDSAPITNSRLHSNLLPYSHTGATFSHGMLLNIPRKKTGILEDVFSCGWLDAMKSSSPPPKYITKDVNQGFASSESDPYFNWLLKYPSALASFDQITNFAKGKRIALFLDYDGTLSPIVDNPDCAFMSDNMRAAVKKVAEYFPTAIISGRSRDKVHEFVGLTELYYAGSHGMDIIGPVRQSQSVSHNHPNCIVKSTDKQGKKVNLFQPAAEFLPMINEVLNSLIECTRDIKGAKIENNKFCVSVHYRNVDEKSWDLVGRRVNDVLKGFPRLRLTHGRKVLEVRPVINWDKGKAVTFLLESLGLNNCDDVLPIYIGDDRTDEDAFKVLREGNKGYGILVSSAPKESNASYSLRDPSEVMEFLKSLVVWKQSPLKSHI